ACACAGTGAGCTGTGTAACCCTGTcacttttcattttctctgagATGATTCAGTGTCTTTGAGGGTCAACCATAAGTAATGCAGTCTGTCTTCTGTGAGGCTTCTGCCTTCGCTCCAAACCAGTGTATGTCATTGTTTCTTACGTAAGTCTGTGAAGCACAGCCAGGgtctctgtgttttttaaatggaattgaattttattttatttagttacaGTGATAGAGCTCTCAACTTACCTTTAGTAACGTTAATAATAGACAAAATGCTACAACAAGACAttaatgataccaaaaagtccAGGGGACTGGAATGCAGGCTGTTCTTAATGATCCTAACATGTAGGTTTAGAGATTTTGGTGATTTATTATtgagtttttgttgttattatctTTTGGGGCTATTCTTTTGCATGAAAATGAGTTTAATCTAAATTTCACTAACTCAAAAACAATCTGTTGGTAAATTTTGACCtgatcaagtcaagtcaagccaagccaagtcaagaagcttttatgaTGTTTGAAGCTTttatattgtcatttcaaccatatatagctgaagCAGTACTCAGTGAAATTAAAaccaacgtttctccaggatcatggtgctacataaaacaacatagaggtACATCAAACAGCACATAGCTAAGGACTGACATGATGTGCTTTGACTGATGAAATGTTTATGAATGaactaatgaattaattttgactccaataaatatgaaaaaatatgagTTTCAAATTTTGGAGCcgaaaaatattattttggaCACTATTATTTAGCTTGATtatgttcagaaaaaaaagctgtccTGGTAAAATTCATTTTAGACCTTCAAAAAGTTCGAGAACCTCTGCTCTATCTGCCTGAGaggttttaacacctctgtgaAGTTCAGATCTTCCCAGTATTGAGTCGTATCGAActtattctgttttcttttcccaGGAGAGAACGAAGTTCCGTCAGAGGATGCCCTTGTCCTGCACCTGCAGCTCTCGAAAGGCCAGGAGAAGCTGGTGGAGGCTCTACGGGCTCAGCAGTTGGTGATCCGTGACCTGCAGCAACGCCTGGAGGAGCAGCAGGGAGCGCTTCTGGCCCAGCAGCGTGAGATCCTGGAGCAGCAGCGGCGCATGTACGAGCAGATGGACGTGGTGAAGACGCAGTACGGCATGCTGTCGGAGACCGTCAAGCAGGTGTCCTTTCAGGGCCTGCAGGGGGAGCTGCAGAGTTATTTGGAAAGCCAGCTGGCAGGCGTGCAGAGCCAAGCTCGCAGCCACCTGCAGAAGTCGTATGCCGTGCATAAAACGGATGCCAAGCTGATGGACGTGACCGGGGACACGGATCACGCTCTTCTCGGCTGTCGCAGCGCATGCGGCCCCGAAGAGTACTGCAATTTTCAAATGCAGCCGCCGCAGTGTCAACAGTGCACCATGTGTCCACCTGGGTTCTTCCTGGTGTCTCAGTGCTCACCCAATGCTGACAGGATTTGCCAGGTATCATATAGAAACCTGAATATGAGCATAATCTCCGGTCGGTTTATGATCCATATATACAGTCACATCAAACCTACAATAAAGGGAGCTCTTaataaagtgaaaatatcttccTAAATCGGATAAAAACAACAGCTCTTCATGTTGGCTGTCAGTTAAAAGacttgaaaaataaaacacagtacagtagaagcaataaacatatttatttttatacaggaCAGAGACGAATGCCTGGAAATCCCAACTGTctgtggagagagagtgaaatgcCTCAATACACCAGGTATACAAATCCAGAATGCTTCAAATCTCCAGTAAAATGAGCTCATGACCTCAATTAAATTGCACTAATTAACAACACAATCTCTGTTTCATTATGCCGCATGTCCACTTACATAATAATGCTTCTGACTTCGTATGcaaatttatgcaaatgagcacaGTGAGCGTACACTGCTGTGTAAAATGACTGACAATAAAGTGAGCAGaaacacattcacatttaaatCACTTCCATAATACGGCTGTTGTTTTCAACTGTATTTTTCTAAAAACTAGCTAACATTTAACAAATTCCCTTCAGTTAAATGATATTTTGGATAGCACTTCTGAAATCTGGGCTGAGACGCAGAGGCTGAATGAGTAAACCAGAGACGAGCGTGACAAGAAAATGGGGAAAATAAATCCTGACAGGGCTTATGGTGGGAATCTGCAGAGAAACGGAATTCAAACAGGGAaaagtgctttattctggtcagcgTCATGTGGATCCAAATCCTAACCCAGGATCCTCGGCATGAGGAGAGAATAATCTGTGAATGTGATGCGAGTcaattacagacacacacactcattcacacacccattcacacactcattcacctaATTATGCATTCACTTCTTCATGCACTTTTATCTTATAGACAGCTACAACATCTCTTAACATCAGGAGTCCATTTTACTGCTTGAAAGATGCACAGATTCAGTGTCCTCACTTTCTTTTCAAGGTTTTGAGTTCAATCAtttgaaattaattaattggtgTATGTTTGACTAACTAACATTAGAAAATAACGTAAATCGGAAATTTTGGTTGCTGAAAATTTTAATCCAAAAGAGTCATGTTTGATTTTTtggagaaaaaataagaaaaaggcAACAGCGAACACATTAGCACTGTGGAACTATTTCATGACCCCTCTCCCTTCCCGCTCTACTGCCCATTATTCTTCTTCGGAGTTGGCAGGTCTGCAATTAGAGAGTTCCAGTGTGTCAGGATGTGCTGGAATTTAAGTGGGCACTTAAAATATGCCTGAAATCACCACTGTGAACCACAGTTTGTTATTAGCTAAATTATTGTCATTTGTGGTAAACCATTCCTTTAACATCTACCCTTTGCTCATGTGGACAGGTGGCTTCCGGTGCTTGGGCGTATCTGAAAGAGAGATCTCTGCAGGCCTGTGTGGTCATGAGTACTTCTACAATCAGGAGCTACAGGAGTGCCAAGCATGTTCAGATTGTGACGGGGAACCCGTAGCTGTTCCGTGTAGCACCAtgagtgatgctgtgtgtgGAGTAATCTCTGAAAATACGTTCTCTCAATCCTGGTCTGCATCAGTAACATTACCCTCGGCTCGATCAAAAAGCAGCGCCGTGTTTCCAGGTCTGCAGCTGAGCGTGATaggaaaggagagaagtgaGCTTCTGGTTAGTCATGATGGTTCCATCAGCCTCCATCAACATGGTCTGCTCTGGTTGGATCACAACTTTGCCTTGAAGCACAGCTGCCGCAACTTCCTGCAGGTTGGTGTGAGACTTAGTGGCAGCAGCGAGGAGGAAGGTCGTGACCTCAGTGGTGTACGGGTGGAGCAGCCAGAAAGGAAGCACTTtcagggtgtgagtgtgagtgcagtggCTGAGGTGGAGCCTAACCAGACTTTGTGGTTACTGCTCAAGAGCCCAAACCAGCACTGCAACCAGAGCAAGGAGCTGCAGCTTTACGAGCTTGGATCTTCTGCTTTCAGCCTGCTGTGGCTGTCACATGACACTGGGGCTGTCGCTATGACTGCTCAGACATCCACGGCACCTCATTACCATGGTAACTACCGGCCATCTTTTCGTGTTGCTACCGTCTCTGACCCCTATGTAGTGGCATTGACTCATGACAATCGCGGAATTCGCTTCACTGAGCGAGGCATTGTCAAGTTTGTCCTGCAGCAGGCACTCTATGCCATGGGCCACTCGTGCGTCCGTGAAGGCTTCTCCCTAGTCACATACATTAATGCAAATGGGACCAACCAGGAAGTAATGCGCTCGTTTAAATCAGGGGTCAACTATCGGGACACCTCTATCACCTTGTCTGCTACTACCATTGTGGATTCGGGTGACTGGCTAAACTTTGAGATCCTCACCCCGTCACAGTGCAATGTCCGATACTTTGGAGACAGCTCTGGAATTAGCATGCTAAGTCTGCTCTGGATTCCTGCTGCCATTTCCTCATCCCTAATGGCCACCGTGTCCAGGACAGGACTTCcgtctggagctgtgaggaacaAACCTTTGTTGTTTCAGCAGGTTGGTCCAGATGCCGAACACATTCGGCTTGCTGGCACAGGACAACAACACCCACAGAGGAATTTTGTTTTCCAAGAAGCTGGGACAGTCAATGTGGCTCTCAGTGTCAAGCTCATCCACTCGTGCAATGTGGTGAAGCTGGTGTTACACCAGCAAGGCCAGGACAGGACAAATTCGGTTCCTTTGGCACAGCAGGTTGGGGGTCAGATGCCCGAGGGTAGCGAGTGGACCAGTGTTGGAGTTAGATCATCATTCGAGGTGCAGAACGGCACAGCCATTTACATCACCCTGGACTGCGTACGTGGACGCATCAATCAAATCACACATGACGAAGGCGCCAACATTTCCATCCTCTGGGTGGCTGCATAACGCCTGGATTCCACGGCTTCTCATTCATGATCTTGTCAGGAACAGGTGCTTTCAGTAAATCATGGCTTGTATTGTAATATGCAGAGAAAAACGAGGTACACTATGGAATAAATCCCTAAACTATGGTTGCAATGCAGCACCATTTACAATGGAAAGGAATAGTATAAAAAGAAAACGGTGCTTTTTTGAGAAATGTGGTCTGACCTAAATGGAACAAATGGGTGAATATTTTGGATATTTTGGAAAATCATTTTGGAATATGATATCTACAGAGTGTCCCAAAAGCCTCTTAAAACTTAACACTTTTTTAGcaactttatttacaaaatttacATCCTGTATTTGATTGGCTCCCAGTTTGGCAACAAGTTAGTGCCTGCTATGCTTCCTTGTGACAGCGTCGAGTTCAAACCATTAGAATGAGGGATTGAGGGGTGAGGGATTTTTAAAAGCTAAGAACAATTTTGGAAgccattttgtttaaaaaaagagtgTAAATTTCGTCATTTGTAAAGAGACTTTTGAGACACCCTGTATAACGAGAAGGTGCTATTTAATTTGAGTTATAgcctctgtttgtttgtttgtcgtttatgtttatttcggtggtgtgtgtttatccaTTGTTTTGTGTCTTTTGCTTAAATTCGAATCGATTTCTGAACAAAAAGTACGGATTGCTTTCCAAGTACTTCGGCTGGTTGAGCAGTGACCAATTTTTATTGAGGGAATGAACCTTTAGATTCTGTTTAAATGTTgagatgattgtgtgtgtgtgtgtgtgtgtgtgtgtgtgtgtgtagtggtgttggcACGCATATATAAAATGCTGTAGCATACTCCATTACCTTAAACATTGTACAGTCATGGGAGAATTGATCAAACGTGTTGATATTCAATTGATTCAGATCTTTTTGTGTCTTAATTATGCACATATATTTTACATTCTCACTAAAGTTTTTCAATGAAATTTATATCAGAATCCCTATGAAGTATGCAGGCTATAATATTTATATGATCAGATACAAAGGCTATATTTATATAAGATATGATTCTTAACTATTAGTTGTATCTTTCTACAGTAATTTATATGGTAAGaacataaaagaggaaaaaaagtaatGCATATAGTTGAGTGCATTACTTGAGTATAAgttttcaccccccccccctacCCCACCCCATTTCACAGGGTTTTGTAtggaaacaaaaatgaaattatttaagTTTATCTGGATCATGAACAAACATACAAAGAAAtagtcaaaacaaacaaacaaatgaacaaataaacaaacttccatgaagaagatgaaaaatATAGCTATGTTTCTGAATTAGCATCAAATTTTTTTACTTCATCTCTCAATTAATCAGTGAACCAATCAACCAAATTACactgtaaataatttgtatGAGGTTAAATATGTATGTAAAATGAACAATGTAACAGAAATAAGAGAAAAGGTCCAGATGCTGCtgagaagaaatgaaaaaagaagaGGCAGATATACAGGAAAAGTTAGAAAAGTATACTGCTTTTTAGTTCTTAATTGatataattaaatttttttattattaatatctattaacacacagtacactaataACCTTCTGTTCTCACTCGTAACCTTAAAGATCTATAAAACAGAACACGTATACAAATgtatagaaatcacattcattacTTTTGTCCtgagggtgtacaaacttttgcaacTTTGGTTAATTCACTTCACATCATGGGTCTTTAGTGAGTCTTGTGTATAAAATGTACACTGCAGTTCACCTTTATGTGTGCATTACATTCTTAATAATAAGTAAGAATAAGTtaacattattataaagaaGTAGTATTATCACAGTCTTTTGAATTCATCCATGTTTATAAGTAGTAACTGGGGATCCTGGGAGCGTGAGCGAGTATTTAAGTGTCTGTGCTAACAATATTGTGCATGTTGAATATCTCAGTCTATCATGTAACCTGTTTTCAGCCTATGCTAATTTATTTCTAAtgcaaaaaaatgcaaaaaaaaaaaaaaaaattctgcggAATGAAACGTAATGTTTTGTCCAGACTGAATAAAATTAGCATCTATTCTGTCAGAACATTTAAACCGTTTTAGCGCAAAGgttgtctgattttttttttctggaaaaacCCAGGAGAAATGTTAAAGGTGGATTCGatttaaattagatttaaatTGCACTTGAAATGCATCATCTCACCCTCTAACGGTTTACGATTTCAGCCGCATTCTTGACCCGCTGCTCAGAAAGCGAAAGATCTTCGGCTGGATTTTCTTTGCACAGAGTCCAATAAAAGCATTCGATAGAGTCAGGTCTTGGTTAATGATCAGCAGCTGGTCCCTGAACATGCTTATTGAGGTTTGACTGTGGAGTACAAACTTCACCTTCCTTTAACTTTTAGTATTTAGGATTTAACACCACAGACTAAAGCTATGTTAGTGCTATACCTTTATATGGTCATCGAACCTCCAGGATAAAACACTGCACTGTTGttaatatagaatatatgtaCTATTCTAAGTGTCCTCTATTCATATCAGCCCTTATAATGTCTTATTTAGAGGCAgaggtagctcaagtggttaaggctctgggttggtgattaggattcaagccccagcaccgccaagctgccactgttggtcccctgagcaaggcctctAACCCCTTCTtcgctccaggggtgctgtatcatggctgaccctgtgctctgaccccaactgccaaagttgggatatgcaaagaaagaacttcagtgtgcagtaatgtgtatgtgacaataATTAAGGCTTAAGTTTATAGGATtgaacacacatctatacacctgtacttttatctatctatctatctatctatctatatatatatatatacaataggATGAACCCTATGAAGTAAAAAACACCTGAAAGCACCTGGTAAGATAGAGAGTGTGCAGTCTGTTCCTGAAGGTGAAGTTTTTGAAGGTGGAATAAGCATAAgggttgtgatggctagatgactggatctccaaaacagcaggtcttgtgaggtgttctTGGTATGCACTGGTTAGATCATACAAAAGGGCTTCAAGGGAGGACAACCAGTGAACCAGGGACAGGATCATGAgcgctcactgatgcatgtggggagtgaagaccaGCTCGTctgaactggaccatggagcaaggaaagaaggtggtctggtctaATTAATCTTGTTTTCTTTACCTtaggaagagatggcaccaggatgcactataggaAGAAGGTGAGCCAGTGGAGGCAGTTTGATGATCTGGGAAGTGTTCtgttgggaaaccttgggtccttcATTCATGTACTGTAGATGTTACATTGACATGTACAACCTACATAAACGTCTCAGCAGACCAAGTACACTGCTTCACGGCAACAATATACTCTAATGTCAGTGGCTTCTTTTAGCAGGAcaaagtggtagcttagtggttaaggtgttggacttgtCATCAGAATgttgtgagtctgaatcccaggtccagatcctccaagctgccactgctgggcccctgagcaaggctcaaATGAAATACCTGACACACTGCAAACATtgctcaggaatggtttgaggagcatgctgttgacttggcctctGAATTCAGATCACAAtctgatcaagcatctgtggcaTGTACcagacaaacaagtccaatccatggagacTCCAACTCTCCACTTACAGTACCTAATGCAcctgctgctaacgtcttggtgccagataccataaATTCATACATGTATACGCTTGATGTGTAATGATTATAATATCCAAGTCATGAAATGAACTTCTTTTGCAGACATACAAATACAGCACCATTGTGATTATACTTGGCTACTTCCAATTTCTGTCTAGCACTGGATTTAAACTCTGTCTGGAAAAGTGGCCGGGATTTAGTGAAAAAAAGGAGAAGTATAAAAGACTCTGGTAGACTAAATGAAACAGTTTCCTCAGTGTTTAAACAAGACATCAGAAAGACCGTACTCACGAGCGTACCtgggttttttcccccagcaTTCTAATATATCCATTTATTTCTAGTGTTAAAACGAGATTACTCCCTGAATGAGACAGCAGGCTGGATTGGGTCAGAACGTGACTAACAACCCCTGATTGTGTGAGCTAATACACCGATTTTTTGTCTGCACTCTGAATTAAAAGCAGGTGTGAAACGCTTTCGGCTCCAGATGTTTTATATCCAAGATCAAATGAGATCAGAAAAGTAACCAGACCCAAAAAATGCACAACTAGCCCGAAaggatagaaaagaaaaatacacactGTCATAGACATTCAGCAGGTCTGTAGATCAAACTCTTCTCACATGATTAATGCTGATGACATCACCAGGCTTTTGCAATTCTTGATTTTGATTAGTCAGATGTTGCTTCATTTTAGAGGCAGTgctagctcaagtggttaagtctctgggttgttgatcagaggatccgGGTTCAAGcacagcactgccaagctgcactgtttgggcccctgagcaagacccctAAACCTctctccaggggtgctgtatcatggctgaccctgtgctctgaccccaacctccaaagttgtgctgtaatgtatatgtgacaaataaaggtttctattctgacagtagtgcagttTATGCAGGAATTTACGCAGGAACTCATACTGTGGATGCTCCACATAgctgtatttaaaaaacaaaataatagtaatagttcTAAATACTTCACTAATGAACCTGAACTAATATTTAAACTAACGAAGAGCTACTTAAGAACTACTAAAGAATTCATGCACGAAAAATCaccacatttacatacacaaaataaaaccaaacatcCACTATCTATGACTAAAACACCAGAAAATAATTGTACATACTATCCTACTGGTTCCTAATATTGATAGATAACagtgtctgctaaatgaataTATCAGGGGCGGTTGTTTttcagaaggttggggttcaagccccagcactgccaagctgctactgttgggcccttgagcaaagcccccaaccctgctccaggggtgctgcatcatggctgaccatgcACTCTGATCCCAACCCTCCAAGAaagggatatgcaaagaaagaatttcactgtgcagtaatgtatatgtgacaaataaaggctacttactgTATTCATAGAGCACATACTAGTGCTAAAGTAGGACTGGAAGATAAACGGATGGAGAATGACACAAAACGGTTTGAGAAAAAGCGATCAGTGTTAATTAGTTTATTTGTGCATGTCTTTCTACTTTTGATAAAGTGGATCggtgtaaatgatgaaagtAATCCATAAGCACCATCAATACCAATGATGGCTGTGATGTTTGTGAAGGAATATTTCATTCAGATTCCCTTTAATAGAGTCGAGTCAAGTCAAGACGTCATTTCAACCACAGCTGGTGCAGTATAGGAAACAACGATCCTTTAAAACCTAgataaaacacagaacaacagcaGACTACACAAAAAGaagtacacatacatacaaacatggacatacagagaACCAAAAGAAGTGCATGTGtcaaaatataataatacagtacacacttttgtaatgaataaagtgcaaaagGTTAATTCAGTGTAGGAATAGCACTGTATGAGCATGTGCAAACAATTGCAGTgctgtacagctgtgtgtgttggtgtcagTCCAAGCTCGGGGTATTAAGGAGTCTGATGGTTTATGGAAAGAAACTAGAATACAATGAAATAGAAAGCTTTGcatgtcacatatacattatagcacagtgaaattctttcttcacatatcccaactttgggggTTGggttcagagcacagggtccaCCAGGATACAggacccctggagcagtgatggttaagggtcttgctcagg
The nucleotide sequence above comes from Hemibagrus wyckioides isolate EC202008001 linkage group LG01, SWU_Hwy_1.0, whole genome shotgun sequence. Encoded proteins:
- the nell3 gene encoding uncharacterized protein nell3 is translated as MNELKMTPMRIVLFLWCLLCLCVSVRSVSELCKGSRCLELGESRPCSGSQCGSGRSSRPARQHNPITHSRSTPTHQLGVSHLSSPDMLESHTASHSHTHTRERMRTAEAAGHTCTGADCVTTKRPPQAINDTRECRGLECRLPLRIRTKPRVRLCPPDGCGPGSDDAPVHVPDRAAQFLGEFPDIGYPSSELGGAPLGVQLTCDIKPGENEVPSEDALVLHLQLSKGQEKLVEALRAQQLVIRDLQQRLEEQQGALLAQQREILEQQRRMYEQMDVVKTQYGMLSETVKQVSFQGLQGELQSYLESQLAGVQSQARSHLQKSYAVHKTDAKLMDVTGDTDHALLGCRSACGPEEYCNFQMQPPQCQQCTMCPPGFFLVSQCSPNADRICQDRDECLEIPTVCGERVKCLNTPGGFRCLGVSEREISAGLCGHEYFYNQELQECQACSDCDGEPVAVPCSTMSDAVCGVISENTFSQSWSASVTLPSARSKSSAVFPGLQLSVIGKERSELLVSHDGSISLHQHGLLWLDHNFALKHSCRNFLQVGVRLSGSSEEEGRDLSGVRVEQPERKHFQGVSVSAVAEVEPNQTLWLLLKSPNQHCNQSKELQLYELGSSAFSLLWLSHDTGAVAMTAQTSTAPHYHGNYRPSFRVATVSDPYVVALTHDNRGIRFTERGIVKFVLQQALYAMGHSCVREGFSLVTYINANGTNQEVMRSFKSGVNYRDTSITLSATTIVDSGDWLNFEILTPSQCNVRYFGDSSGISMLSLLWIPAAISSSLMATVSRTGLPSGAVRNKPLLFQQVGPDAEHIRLAGTGQQHPQRNFVFQEAGTVNVALSVKLIHSCNVVKLVLHQQGQDRTNSVPLAQQVGGQMPEGSEWTSVGVRSSFEVQNGTAIYITLDCVRGRINQITHDEGANISILWVAA